The genomic region GCCGGTGGACCGTGCCCGGGCCAAGGACGCGGTGGCGACACTCCGTCCGACCGGGTTCACGCCGGTCGGGCTCGCCCTGCGCTCCGCCGCGCAGGATCTGGGCAGCGGTTCCACCACCCGACGCATCGTGCTGATCACCGACGGGGAGGACACCTGCGCCCCGCCGGACCCGTGCGAGGTGGCCCGGGAGTTGGCCGCGCAGGGCACCAGCCTCGTCGTCGACACGCTCGGTCTCGCGCCCGACGAGAAGGTCCGCCGGCAACTGCTGTGCATCGCCAGCGCGACCGGCGGCACGTACACCGCGGCGCAGAGCGCTGAAGAGCTGACCGGACGGATCAAGCAGCTCGTCGAGCGGGCCGCCGACACCCACACGCGGGCACCGACAGTCGTCGGCGGTACCAGCGCCTGTGACTCGGCGCCGCTGCTCGCCCCCGGTGTCTACGCGGACCGGGAGGCGTTCTCCGAGCACCGCTACTACCGCGTTCCGGTACGCCCCGGGCAGGAGCTGCGTGCCTCGGTGAGCATGGCGCTGGACCGGCCCGTGAACCGGGACTACGGGGTGCTGCTGCGGGCCACCGCCGCCGACGGCCGGGAACTCGTCCGGGGCGCCGACGCCGGCAGCGGACGCGCCGACGTGCTCTCCGCCGGGCTGCGCTGGTCGGCAACCGCCGACGACGAGGACGACACGGTGGCCGAGCAGAGTGCGGCGCCCGTCGTCGAGCCCACCACCGTCTGCCTTGTGGTGAGCAATTCGTTCGCCCCCCGCCCCGGAACGGCCGCGACGCCCGGCATGCCTGTGGAGCTGACCATCGACGTGGTCGCCGCCGCTCCCGGCCCGGACGGCCCCGACCTCGGCCGGGGCTGGGTGCTGCTCGCCCTGCTCACCGTCGCCGGACTGCTCACCGGCCTGATCGCCGGTCTGCTCACCCGCTGGTGGGTCGCCACCTGGAGGGAGAACTGATGCGTACACCGCTGTTCCGCTCGCTCGTCGCGCTGCTCGCCGCCGGTGGGGCCACGCTGCTGCCCGCGGCGGCCGCCGCCGCCCCCACGCCGTCGCCGGGCGCCACCCCTGTGACCCGCGCCGGCACCTCGTTCCTCACCGCCACCCCGATCACCGCCGGGCAGCCGGTACGGGTGGACGCCTCGGTCGGCGACCACCTGTACTGGTCGTTCCCTGCCACCGCCGGGCAGGTGCACGAGATCAGTGCCACCGTCACCTTCCCGAAGGCACGCTCCGGCGCGTCCACCTGGACCGTCGACGTCTTCGACGGGCTGCGGCGGCGGCAGGCCTGCACCGCCGGGGCGCAGACCCCGACGGTGGACGCGAAGGCGTCGAGCGTGGCGCTGGGCTGCACACTGCGCGAGGTGCGGCCCTGGGCGGAGCCGTGGTCGGCCGACCCGCTGCCCGGCACGTACGTCGTCCGGCTCTCCGTTGTGGAACTGCCCGAGCCGGACCTCGGCGCGCCCATCGACGTGGACCTGCTCGTCGGAGTCGTCGCCGACCGGGGCTCCTCGGCCGAGGACGGTGAGCTGGCCGCGCCACTTGTGGCGAACACCAAGGCGGGGACAGTGCTCACCGCCGTACCCACGGAGGACCCGGAGGCCGACGACGAAGGTGACTCGCTGGCGGCCTGGCTGCCGGATCTCGGCTCGCGCTGGATCTGGACCGGCGTGGGCGGCGTGCTCGCCGCCGTGGCCGGCGTGGTCGGCTTCGCCCTGACGCGGCGTCCCCGACGCGCCTGAAACCCGCGCGACAAGTCGGTGGTCCCGCCGTCGGGCGGGGCCACCGACTGCGGGGCATTTTCGGCGGCCCGGCCGTTCACCTGCGGCGCGGGATCCAGCCGATGAAGCGATCCTGGAGGGACATGACCGGGGCGGTACGCAGATCCTCCGTGGCGGCGGCGAGGCACGAACCCAGGTAGACGCTCAGCATCGCCCGGTCACCCCCGTACTCCGCCAGCAGCCGGCCGCGTTTCGTCGCGCACGGCCACTCCTCACCGCAGGAACCGCAATTCCAGCCAGGGGTCGTCGGGGCATGCTCGTCAGCCCGCACTCCCGGCCGTTCCGCACCATCGGTCATCGCATAGTCCTCTCCAGATGTCCACGGGACTGGCGGCCGCGCGCGGCCAGCTTTGATGGTGGTCCCTCCGGAGCCATCAGGGAGGGAGCGACGCGTCCCTCCGGTGATACATCTTTGCGGTACCTTCTCCCCTCGTGAGAGTCAGAAAGTTGACGGTCGGCCGGTTATCGGCGCTCAACGTCCGTTTCTACCGATTGGTAGGCGACAACGATGCGTGACCTGCTGCCCCCGACGGTGGCCGTGGCCGTCGCCGGCCCCGACGACTGGGCCGGGAAGCTGCTCGCCGCCGAGCAGGAATGCCTCGGCGAACGGGCGGTACAGGCCCGTCGCCGGGACTTCACCGCCGGCCGCGTCTGCGCCCGCCGGGCACTGACCGACCTCGGCCTGCCGGCGACGGCGGTACCGGCCGCCGCCGACCGCGCGCCCGTCTGGCCTGCCGGCGTCGTCGGCAGCATCACCCACACCAGCGGCTACTGCGCCGCCGCCGCAGCCCGCGCCACCGACCTCCGGTCCGTCGGTATGGACGCCGAGCGGCACCGCGAAATCAACACCGGGGTACGCCGACTCGTGCTGCTGCCCGAGGAGGAGGAGAACTGCGCCCGGCTGCCCGCCGGCACCTCCTGGCCGGTCGTCTACTTCAGCGCCAAGGAGACCGTCTACAAGGTCTGGTACCCGGTCGTCGGCAGCTGGTTGGACTTCCACGACGCCCACCTGAGCATCGACCCGGACGCCGGTACGTTCACCGCACGGATCGCACCCTCCCGGGTGGACGCCGCCGACGTCGTCGACCCACCCGCCACGATCGCCGGGCGGTTCGTTGTCGCCGACGGCCTGGTCCGTACCGCCGCCGTCCTCCCGCTCAGCTGAGTCGCGTCGTCCACACTGGCCGGGCGGAAGTGCCGGTCCGGCGCATCGACAGGACCCTCGACAGGGCACGGTAACGTCGGCGGGTTCCCGAAGCCGCAACTGACGAGGTGCCAAGGAGTACGTTGACCCACCCCCAGCCCCCCAGCGGGCCGCAGGACCCTCAACAGCCGAACCCGGAGCCACCGGCCCAGCCGAACCCGGAGCCACCGGCCCAGCCGAACCCGGAGCCACCGGCCCAGCCGAACCCGGAGCCACCGGCCCAGCCGAACCCGGAGCCACCGGCCCAGCCGAACCCGGAGCCACCGGCCCAGCCGAACCCGGAGCCACCGGCCCAGCCGAACCCGGCGACACCGGCCCAGCCGAACCCGGCGACACCGGCCCAGCCGAACCCGGCGACACCTCCGCAGACCGCCGCCGACCCGACCGCCCCGACGGCGCCCGAATCGCCCAGCCCGTGGTCGCCACCTCCACCGCTGGTGTTCGGCGCGCAGCAGCCTGCCGCGCCGCAGCCCTCCCACGGCGGTGAGCCGCAGCAGCCGTCCGTCAGCGAGCAGCCGCCGTTCTCCAGCGCACCGCAGCCGCCGTTCACCGGCGACCAGCAGCCACCGCCGTTCTCGAGCCCGCCGCAGCCGCCGTTCACCGGCGCACCGCAGCCGCCGTTCGCTAGCGACCAGCCGCCGTTCACCGGCGCACCGCAGCCGACCCCGCCGTACTCCTCCCCGCCGTACTCGTCCCCGCCGGGTCCGCACTGGCAGCAGCAGGCGCCGTTCGCAGCCGGTGGGTACCCGCCCGCCGGCGGCGGCGGTGGTTATCCGCCGCCGACCGGGCCGGGCTACCCGCCGCCGACCGGGCCGGGTTACCCGCCGCCGGCTGGGCCGGGTTATCCGCCCGGCATGCCGCCGCCCGCGACGGGGGCGAACTCCACGAAGACCGTGCTGATCATCGTGGTCATCGCAGCCGTGCTTGCCCTGCTGTGCTGCGTGGGCGGCATCGTGACGATGGTCGTCGGTGCGAACCGCACCGCGAACGAGACGATCGAGTCCATACCCGAACTCGGGGGGCCGGCGCCCGCCCCGTCGTCCACCGGCGGCCCGTCGATGAACATGCCGGCGGGGAACTCCGCGCAGATCGACGACGACCGGGGCGTCATGAAGGTCACCGTGACCAAGTTCAGCACCGCCACCGAACCGTGCAGGACGAGCGGCCCCAAGCCCGACAAGGGCATGTACCTGATCGCCGACGTGACCGTGTCGATCGTCGAGGGCACCGGCTCGATCAACCAGCTGTACTTCTGGTGGATCGCCGCCGACGGCACCAGGACCAGCACCATCGTCGGGATTTTGTCCGGCTGCGGCACGACGCTGCGGTCCGGCACCAACCTGACCGCCGGCACCACCCACACCGGCACCATCGTGTTCAACGTGCCCGACACCAACGGCACTCTGGAGTACCAGCACAGGTTCAGGACCGCCGCCAGCTGGAAGCCGTGACGCTGTGACGTGGGGCCGGCCCGTCGGGGCCGGCCCCAGCTCGAACAGGTTGGCCGCCTCGTCCCGGCGGCCCGACTGCCGTACTCCCCGCGCCGACTTCGGCCCAAGCAGCCTGCCGTACTCCCCGCGCCGACTTCGGCCCGAGCAGGCAGTCGTTCCCGGTGGTCACCAAGCCCTACCAACTGGAGGGCGCGGCCGCCCGGCTCCGCCGCCGTGCCGGCACCCTTTGGCGGCCTTGTCGCGCGCTAGCTGTCGCCGCCGAAGAGGGAGAGATAGCGGCCGAGATAGAGCGACCATCCGGCGTCGCTGTCGACTCCGTCTCGAACGGACTCCCAGCCAGGGCCGTGCCGCTCAAGATGCCGGTGTTCCAGCGCGATCCGGGTCCGGCCCGGTGCCTCGACGATGAAGGCGACTTCGACCTCGCTGGCGAGGTCCGGGTCGGGTTCGGGTTGCCAGGTCGGCCCGATGTCCCAGCTGAAGACGACGCGGGTCGGCGGCTCGTACGCGAGGATGCGCGCCCACCGGCATTCACTGCCGTCGACACCCCGGTCGTAGATGTGCCCGCCGACCCTCGGCTCGAACACTGTCGCGGCGATGGGGACCGTGAGCAGGTTGTGCTCGCGGGGCTTGAAGTCGCCGAACCGCTCGACGAATACGGTGAAAGCCTGCTCGATGGGCGCATCGACGACGATTTGCCGGCGCACCACCGCCGTAGCTGCTTGCGTCATGGACGCTCCTCGGTCTCTTCGACGATGTCCTGATAGCCGTCCAGCGCCCGTCGCCAGAACGTGTCGAGCTGGTCCCGTAGTGCGGCCAGCCCATCCGGACTCAGCCGGTAGACGCGACGGGTTCCCATCGGGTGGTCGACCACCAGGCCCGCGCTCTTGAGCACCTTGAGGTGCTGCGACACGGCTGGTCGACTGATGGGCAGCTCGTCTGCCAGCTCCCCCACGGCGCAGGGTCTCTCGGCCAGGCGCTGAACGATGGCGAGCCTGCTGGGATCACCCAGCGCCTCCCAGCCTGGATGCACTCCGTAAGTCACCACGAACGTAAGCTACGACTTACCGATGCTGGCGTCAAGGCGAGAATTGAACGCCTCGACGCCCCGACAGCCTGCGGATCACCTGAAACCGGCGCGCTACTGGTGGCCGAAGAATGGCCCTGAGGGGCAATCATCAGCGGCGCTCCGCGATACGCGCGCCCAAACGAAAACAGGGCCCGAAGGCCCTGGATTCTCGCTGATCTGCGCCCGCTGATCTTGCCTGCGGGCCCCCCTGGTCGTACGTGTTGCTGGTGGAGCTGAGGGGATTTGAACCCCTGACCCCCTCGATGCGAACGAGGTGCGCTACCAGTCTGCGCCACAGCCCCCCACCGGCGAGCCGGCTTCGGTCCCACCCGGCTTACACCGGGCGGGCCGGCAGCAAGGCTAACAGGTCGCCGGCCTCCACCGCGAATCCGCCCCCGCCGCCGCGCCGCCATCAAGCCGACGCCGCGCCAACGCCGCACCGAAGATCGACTCGGCTTCCTTGAAACCGGGGCATCCGGGACGCCACGACACCGCGATTTCCAGGAAACCGAGTCGATCAAGAGCAAGCGCCGCCCGACCAAGAGCCTCAGGCTCCTCGGCCCGCCTCATAGGGGCGGCCACGTAGCCCGCCGGAGCGTCGGTACGACACCGAGCCACCGTTGACGGCCGCCGGCAGGTCTCCGGGGCGGTCGAGGCCCATGGCGGCTCGGCGTACCCCTTCGCGCTGGGCCGCCAGGCGGCGTTGCGCCTCGCGGCGGGCAGCGGCACGGCGGGCCTGTTCGCGGCGGACCTCGGCCTGGCGGGCGGCCAACCAGGCCGCTTCGCGGGCCCGGGCGCGGCGTCGGCGGCGACCGGCGAGGGCCTGACCGCGCAGGTGGACGACGTACATGGCAAGCAGCAGGAAGGTGACCGAGAAGCTGATCCAGAAGCCGGGGCTGACGAACAGCACGCCGATCAACTCGACGAAGTTGAGCAGCAGCAGGGCGGCGAGTACGCGGCGGCGGCGGTACACGGCGGGGGTGTGCTGTCGGCGCGGCGGCGGGCGGCGACGGGACCGCTTGGGGGCCGGCGGTACGGCGCGCAGCCGGCCGGAGCGGCGGGCTGCCGGGGGCGCGGAGACCGGCGCGGCCAACCTACCTGTAGTCGCGTCCTCACTCAGAGTGATGGTGAGGGAGCGCGGAGGGTGGACGGGTCGCCGTCCGGGCACAGTGCGGCGCCGTCGGCGGCGCTGGAGCACCCGCGCCGTCGACTGCGCCCGCTCCGCCACCAGCCGCTCGGTGGCGTCGTACCGGCGAACCAGCGCCGGGGCCAGGGCGAGCAGGCCGGCGGCGGCGAGGACGGCGAGGAGCACCGAGGTCGGCACCCTCACCCCTCCCGTCACCAATTCGGAGCAACCGCCACCCGACCGCAGGATCTTCCACCGATCGCGCCTGGGTGCGTAGATCGTCCGGACGGGGGAACGCTTGCCACAGCTTGCAGTTACTTGAGGTTACGGCTCGCCGACCGGGATGCCACCGCGCCGCGCCGATCCCGTGCGTGGGACGGCTCACCGGGCGTTTGCGCGTACCCGATGCCAGCGGGCCAAAAGACCGCCCTCGGCGGCGATCTCCTCGCTCGTCATCGCGTATCCGATGTGGTCCCGCCAGGCGCCGTCGATGTGCATGTAGCGCACGTGGTACGCCTCCTCGCGGAAGCCGAGTTTTTCCACAACCCGCCGGGAGGGCCGGTTCTCCGGTCGGATGTTGACCTCCACCCGGTGCAGCCCGCCCGGCCCGAACGCGTGGTCCACGGCGAGCGCCAGCGCCGTCGGGATCACGCCCTGACCGGCGACCCGGGCGTCCACCCAGTAGCCGACGTATCCGGAGCAGAAGGCACGCCGGACGATGCTGCCAACGTTGATGTGCCCGACCAGTCGATCCCGGTCGCCCTCACGCAGACAGACCGCGAACGGCATGCCTTCGCCCTCCCGGGCGGACCGGCGCTGGTCGCGGTGCACCCAGCGGAACGCGGCAGGCGAGTTCAGCTCGTCCCAACTTCCGGGCAGCGACGACTCCCAGGGCGCCAGCCAGGCCCGGTTGGCCCGGCGTACCTCAGACCAGGCCGCCGCGTCGGAGCGCCGGTAGGGACGCAGCAACACCGGGCCGTCGGCCAGCACCGCCGGCCAGCCGGGTGCCCGCACGGGTCCGAAGAGACTCACACGCACAGTCTCCCGCGCGGGACCCTGTCGCGCGCAAGTAGACCCGCGATGAACCGCTGACCGCCCATCGTGGGAGCGGACCGCGAGCGGGCAGATAGGGCAACCGTCACCGACGGCGGTCGAGCAGCAGTACGTCCACGGTGGAGCCGGCGGCGGCGGTGGTGACCCGCTCCCCGAGCACCAGCAGCCCGTTCGCCTCGGCCAGTCCGGACAGGGTGAACGGCCCGCCGCTGAGCGGCTGCACCGTGTACCCGCCGCCACGCCGCTCGGCGACGTGCGCGGGCCGGAACTCCCGCAGCCCACCCGGGGACGACACGGTCTCCAACAGGTGCGCGCGGACGCTGGGACGGAACACCGGCTCGGCGCCGGCAAGCAGTTGGATGGCGGGACGCGCCAGCACCTCGAAGCCGATCAGCGCGGCACCGGGATCGCCGGGCAGGCAGACCACCGGCACCTCCTCGGCGCCGACAGTGCCGAAGCCGAGCGCGGTGCCCGGGTAGAGCGCCACATCGGTGAAGGTGACCGGGCCGGCCCGGCCGCCCTCGCGGCGGGACAGGATACGGCGCACCATGTCGCCGGGGCCGGTGCCGGTACCGCCCGTCGTGATGATCAGGTCGGCGCGCAGGGTCTGGTCCTCCAGAAGCCCGCGCAGCCCTTCCGGGTCGTCGTCGCAGATACCCACCCGGTACGCCAGCGCGCCCACCTCGGCCGCGGCTGCGGTCAAGGCGTGCGAGTTGGCGTCCACCACCTGCCCAGGCTGGCTGCCCCGGCCGACGTCGACAAGTTCGTCGCCGGTGGCCACGATGACGACCCGTGGGCTGGGCCGGACCACCACGTGCCCGATGCCGGTGGCGGCGAAGACGGCGACCAGCGCCGGGGAGACGTATGTGCCGGCACGGGCGAGCAGGGTGCCGACGGCCAACTCCTCACCGGCGCGGCGCACCCCGTACCCCCGCTTGGGGGCGCGGAAGATCTCCACGGCGGCCATGCCCTGGTCGGTCCATTCGACAGGGACCACGACGTCGGCGGCGACCGGCAGCGGCGCCCCGGCGGCCACCGAGAAGCACGAGCCCGGGGTGAGCCGCACCGGTCGCCAACTCGCCGCGCCCAGGTCGCCCACCACGTTGAGCCGGATGGTCCGCCCACCGGGCGTACCCGATGGGGCCGGGACGTAGCTCGGGCCCCGGCCCCCTCCGGAGATGTCCTCCCAGCGTGCCGCGTACCCGTCCACGGCCGCCTGATCGAAGGCCGGGAAGGCGTGCGGCGCGACGACGTCCTCGGCGAGGACGTTGCCGTGCGCCTGGGTGAGGTCGAGGTCGAGTGGCGGCAGCGCTCGTAACCTGCGCAGCACGCTGCCCAGGTAGTCGGCGAGCGGCGTCAACTCGTTCGCGGCCGCCTCGGCGTCGGCCGTAGCTGTCATGTACCAGATCCGCCTGCCGCGTCGGCCTTCACGAACTCGGCCAGCCAGGAACGGAACTCGGCGCCGAGGTCCTCGCGCTCGGCGGCGATCTGCACGACCGTCTGCAGGTATCCGAGCGGCATGCCGGTGTCGTAGCGGGTGCCCCGGTAGACGATCGCGTGCACCGGCGTGCCCTCGGTACGCAGCAACTCCATGGCGTCGGTCAGCTGGATCTCGCCGCCGCTGCCCGGCTTGGTCCGCCGGATCGCGTCGAAGATCTTCCCCGGCAGGACGTACCGGCCGAGCACGGCGAGGTTGCTCGGGGCGTCCTCCGGCTGCGGCTTCTCCACCATGCCTGTCACCTTGACGACCTCGCCGATGTCGGTGAGCTCCGACTCGGCGGGCTCGACGGAGGCGATGCCGTACCGCTTGGTCTCGGCCGGGTCGACCTCGAAGAAGGCGAGCACCACGCCGCCGGTGCGGGCCTGCAACTCAAGCATTGCCGGCAGCAGCGGCTCGGACGGCTTGACGAACTCGTCGCCGAGCAGCACAGCGAACGGCTGGTCACCGACGTGCGACTCGGCGTACCCGACGGCGTGACCGAGCCCGAGCTGCTCCGGCTGCCGGACGGTGTAGATCTCGGCCAGCTCACTCGGCCGGCGTACGGCGGCCAACCGCTCGGCGTCGCCCTTCTCCTCAAGCCTGGCCTCCAGGTCGGGGCGACGGTCGAAGTGGTCCACCATCGACGTCTTACCCCGTCCGGTGATCAGCAACACGTCGCCGATGCCGGCCTGGGTCGCCTCCTCGACGATGTACTGCAACACCGGCCGGTCCACCACCGGTAGCAGTTCCTTGGGCACCGCCTTGGTGGCCGGCAGGAAGCGGGTGGCCAGTCCGGCGGCCGGGATGACGGCCTTGACCGCCAGGGGACGGCCGGTTGCGGCGACCGTCGATGAGGGGTTCGCTGAGTGCTCCGACATGCCGCGAGACTATCGGCCACGGCTCTGCCGCGGCGGGTGTGGCCCAGAAGACGCGCCGCCACCCGACCCCGGCCGCCCGGCATCCGGGCCGGCCCGCGAGCCTTCGCCGGTGGTGGCGGCCGCGTCGTCGGTCGGCTCCGGCCGGGCGTGCGCCGGCCCCGGCGGGTCCGATTCGGGTACGCCCGCAGCCGACTCCGACCGGGCGGGCCCGCCCGGCTCCCGTTGGGCGTGCATGGGCCGGCCGGCGCGCGGCAGCCCATCGGGTGGGCTGACGGCACCCGAGGGCACCGGGATCTCGCACATCGGCACGTCGGGGCGGATCTCGGCGACCCGATAGGTGTCCCGACCGGCCGCCTTGGCCGCGTAGAGGGCGTCGTCGGCGGCTTCCAGCACCTCCCGGCCGGTGGTGCCGTGGTGCGGGTAGACGGCGATGCCCACCGACACGGTCACCACGATCGGCCCGGCGTACGCCTCGACGACCACCGGCGTCTCCCGTACCGCCGCGCCCAGCCGTTCCGCGACGATCGCCGCGCCCCGGGCGTCGGTCTCCGGCAGGAGCAGCACGAACTCCTCGCCGCCCTGGCGAAAGGCGAGGTCCACCTCGCGGATCTCGCCGCGCATCCGCTGGGCGAACTCGGCGAGCACCGTGTCCCCGGCCGCGTGCCCGTACGTGTCGTTGACGTCCTTGAAGCGATCCAGGTCGAGGGCGAGCACGCTGAGCATCCGGCCGAACCGGCTGGCCCTCTCCACCTCCCGCCGGATCGACTCGCTCAGGTAGCGGTAGTTCCACAGCCCCGTGAGCGGGTCGGTGAGGGAGAGCCGCTGCGCCTCCTCGTGCACCCGGACGTTGTCCACCGCCACTGCCGCGTGCCCGGCGAAGGTCCGCAGGGTGACGAGGTCGTCGTCGTCGAACTCGTCGGCGCCCAGCCGGTCGTAGAGGGCCAGCACTCCCAGCGCCGCCGCCGGCGCGCCGGCCTCGTCGGCCTCCGCCGTTCCACCCGAACCGGCAGTGGTCCCGCCGCCCACGGTGGTCCCGCCGCCCACGGCGGTCCCGCTGCCGCCGAGGGTCGCTGTGCCGCCACCGGGGATGGCTGTGCCGCCGCCCACGGCGGTCGTGCCGCCGGGGGTGGCGAACGGCACCGCGACGTACGTGCGGCAGCGTGGCTCCCCCGTCGGGATCTCGGTCGCCTCCACGCGCCCCCGCTGCGGCACACCGGTTGCGGCCACCGCACCCACCACGCCGACGCCCACCGGCACCCGCAGCGGCTCCGGGCCGTCCTGGTCCCCCGCCGGCCAGCGCCCGTCCAGCCCTTCGCTGCACTGCGCGACGAGCACCCCGCCGGACTCCACAAGCAGCACCGCGCCGGCCCGCGCACCGGTGGCCGCGATGGCGCTGTGCAGGATCACCCGCAGGATGCGTTGCAGGTCATGGGTGCTGGCCAGGGTGTCGCCGAGCACCGCCAGGTGCCCGCGTAACTGGTCGCGGCTGCTGGTGAGCGCCGCGACGTACGACCCGGTCTCCCGGGTCATCCGGTTGAACGCGACGGCCAGGCGGCCCAGTTCGTCCCGGCTGCGCACCGGCACCCGGGCGGTCAGGTCTCCGTGCGCCACCCGGTCCACGGCACCGGCCAGCTCCACAAGCGGTCGGGTGGTCACCCGGGCGAGTCGCCAGGCGGCCAGCACGGCGAGCAGCCCGGCCAGCACGACCGCGCCGGCAAGCGTGGCGGGCAGACCGGGTGGCCGCTCGCTGGGCACCGAGAGCACCAACGGCAGCGGCTGCCCGCTGGACGGCCCGATCCGCCGCACGTACCGACCGTCGGTGGTCTCCGTGACCCGTTCGCCGTGGGTGGCGTTGGCGGCGGCAAGCACCGCGTCGCGTACCTCGCGGGACTCGGTGGTGTGGGTGAACCTGGCGGCACTCGCACCCCCGTCGAGCAGCGTGACGGCCACCCCGGTGACCGCCGCGAGCCGGGCCACGAAGGCGGGGTCGACCAGCTGCGCGGCGGCCACCGTACCCACAAGGGCCCCGGCCCGGTCGTGCAGGTCGACCCGGGCGGCCAGCGCGCGGACCGGGCCGGGCGACGCGGCGGCCGGGCCGGAGCAGTCCCGCCACGGCATCGGCGGCGCGCCTGGTGAGGCGTAGGTGACCTGACCGGTCACGTCGGTGATCAGGACGGCGGCGGCCAGTCCTCGGCCGACGAGCTGGCCGGCGGCGACGGCGGGTTCGCCGGTGAGGGCGACCGCGTCGGCCGTGGCACGTAGCTGCTGGCAGAGGGCGTCGA from Micromonospora profundi harbors:
- a CDS encoding VWA domain-containing protein, whose protein sequence is MINFRRSTAVLLGLLATTALTGPVPARAGEEPVTEPPRVELVLDVSGSMRAADIDGRSRISVAQQAFNEVVDALPEETQLGIRVLGATYRGKDKKVGCQDTQQIVPVGPVDRARAKDAVATLRPTGFTPVGLALRSAAQDLGSGSTTRRIVLITDGEDTCAPPDPCEVARELAAQGTSLVVDTLGLAPDEKVRRQLLCIASATGGTYTAAQSAEELTGRIKQLVERAADTHTRAPTVVGGTSACDSAPLLAPGVYADREAFSEHRYYRVPVRPGQELRASVSMALDRPVNRDYGVLLRATAADGRELVRGADAGSGRADVLSAGLRWSATADDEDDTVAEQSAAPVVEPTTVCLVVSNSFAPRPGTAATPGMPVELTIDVVAAAPGPDGPDLGRGWVLLALLTVAGLLTGLIAGLLTRWWVATWREN
- a CDS encoding peptidase produces the protein MRTPLFRSLVALLAAGGATLLPAAAAAAPTPSPGATPVTRAGTSFLTATPITAGQPVRVDASVGDHLYWSFPATAGQVHEISATVTFPKARSGASTWTVDVFDGLRRRQACTAGAQTPTVDAKASSVALGCTLREVRPWAEPWSADPLPGTYVVRLSVVELPEPDLGAPIDVDLLVGVVADRGSSAEDGELAAPLVANTKAGTVLTAVPTEDPEADDEGDSLAAWLPDLGSRWIWTGVGGVLAAVAGVVGFALTRRPRRA
- a CDS encoding 4'-phosphopantetheinyl transferase family protein — protein: MRDLLPPTVAVAVAGPDDWAGKLLAAEQECLGERAVQARRRDFTAGRVCARRALTDLGLPATAVPAAADRAPVWPAGVVGSITHTSGYCAAAAARATDLRSVGMDAERHREINTGVRRLVLLPEEEENCARLPAGTSWPVVYFSAKETVYKVWYPVVGSWLDFHDAHLSIDPDAGTFTARIAPSRVDAADVVDPPATIAGRFVVADGLVRTAAVLPLS
- a CDS encoding DUF4352 domain-containing protein, which encodes MTHPQPPSGPQDPQQPNPEPPAQPNPEPPAQPNPEPPAQPNPEPPAQPNPEPPAQPNPEPPAQPNPEPPAQPNPATPAQPNPATPAQPNPATPPQTAADPTAPTAPESPSPWSPPPPLVFGAQQPAAPQPSHGGEPQQPSVSEQPPFSSAPQPPFTGDQQPPPFSSPPQPPFTGAPQPPFASDQPPFTGAPQPTPPYSSPPYSSPPGPHWQQQAPFAAGGYPPAGGGGGYPPPTGPGYPPPTGPGYPPPAGPGYPPGMPPPATGANSTKTVLIIVVIAAVLALLCCVGGIVTMVVGANRTANETIESIPELGGPAPAPSSTGGPSMNMPAGNSAQIDDDRGVMKVTVTKFSTATEPCRTSGPKPDKGMYLIADVTVSIVEGTGSINQLYFWWIAADGTRTSTIVGILSGCGTTLRSGTNLTAGTTHTGTIVFNVPDTNGTLEYQHRFRTAASWKP
- a CDS encoding SRPBCC family protein, which gives rise to MTQAATAVVRRQIVVDAPIEQAFTVFVERFGDFKPREHNLLTVPIAATVFEPRVGGHIYDRGVDGSECRWARILAYEPPTRVVFSWDIGPTWQPEPDPDLASEVEVAFIVEAPGRTRIALEHRHLERHGPGWESVRDGVDSDAGWSLYLGRYLSLFGGDS
- a CDS encoding ArsR/SmtB family transcription factor, yielding MVTYGVHPGWEALGDPSRLAIVQRLAERPCAVGELADELPISRPAVSQHLKVLKSAGLVVDHPMGTRRVYRLSPDGLAALRDQLDTFWRRALDGYQDIVEETEERP
- the sepX gene encoding divisome protein SepX/GlpR; translation: MRVPTSVLLAVLAAAGLLALAPALVRRYDATERLVAERAQSTARVLQRRRRRRTVPGRRPVHPPRSLTITLSEDATTGRLAAPVSAPPAARRSGRLRAVPPAPKRSRRRPPPRRQHTPAVYRRRRVLAALLLLNFVELIGVLFVSPGFWISFSVTFLLLAMYVVHLRGQALAGRRRRRARAREAAWLAARQAEVRREQARRAAARREAQRRLAAQREGVRRAAMGLDRPGDLPAAVNGGSVSYRRSGGLRGRPYEAGRGA
- a CDS encoding GNAT family N-acetyltransferase; translation: MSLFGPVRAPGWPAVLADGPVLLRPYRRSDAAAWSEVRRANRAWLAPWESSLPGSWDELNSPAAFRWVHRDQRRSAREGEGMPFAVCLREGDRDRLVGHINVGSIVRRAFCSGYVGYWVDARVAGQGVIPTALALAVDHAFGPGGLHRVEVNIRPENRPSRRVVEKLGFREEAYHVRYMHIDGAWRDHIGYAMTSEEIAAEGGLLARWHRVRANAR
- a CDS encoding molybdopterin molybdotransferase MoeA; its protein translation is MTATADAEAAANELTPLADYLGSVLRRLRALPPLDLDLTQAHGNVLAEDVVAPHAFPAFDQAAVDGYAARWEDISGGGRGPSYVPAPSGTPGGRTIRLNVVGDLGAASWRPVRLTPGSCFSVAAGAPLPVAADVVVPVEWTDQGMAAVEIFRAPKRGYGVRRAGEELAVGTLLARAGTYVSPALVAVFAATGIGHVVVRPSPRVVIVATGDELVDVGRGSQPGQVVDANSHALTAAAAEVGALAYRVGICDDDPEGLRGLLEDQTLRADLIITTGGTGTGPGDMVRRILSRREGGRAGPVTFTDVALYPGTALGFGTVGAEEVPVVCLPGDPGAALIGFEVLARPAIQLLAGAEPVFRPSVRAHLLETVSSPGGLREFRPAHVAERRGGGYTVQPLSGGPFTLSGLAEANGLLVLGERVTTAAAGSTVDVLLLDRRR
- a CDS encoding UTP--glucose-1-phosphate uridylyltransferase; its protein translation is MSEHSANPSSTVAATGRPLAVKAVIPAAGLATRFLPATKAVPKELLPVVDRPVLQYIVEEATQAGIGDVLLITGRGKTSMVDHFDRRPDLEARLEEKGDAERLAAVRRPSELAEIYTVRQPEQLGLGHAVGYAESHVGDQPFAVLLGDEFVKPSEPLLPAMLELQARTGGVVLAFFEVDPAETKRYGIASVEPAESELTDIGEVVKVTGMVEKPQPEDAPSNLAVLGRYVLPGKIFDAIRRTKPGSGGEIQLTDAMELLRTEGTPVHAIVYRGTRYDTGMPLGYLQTVVQIAAEREDLGAEFRSWLAEFVKADAAGGSGT